The sequence TGACCGCTTCTTCAACGTCAGCTTCACCGATAAACTCGTCTTCGAGCAGCATTGGTACAGCTTCTCCCACGAGGGAGGCGCGTGGGTAAAACACAACTCCAACGATATTTGCGCCAAAATCATCGGGGAAGTCAATCATAATGGAGGATTCTTGCTCGACAGAGGCTTTCCTTTGATTTTGAGTGAGTTTGGGACTGACGAGAGAGGCGTTGACGTCAGCGGAAACCGGTATATGAATTGTTTGGTGGCTTGGGCTGCTGAGAAGGATTTGGATTGGGCGGTTTGGGCATTAACCGGAGATTATTACTTGAGAACCGGTACAAAACATATGGTTGAGACTTATGGCGTTTTGGATGCTACTTGGAAAAACGTCAGAAACTCTACTTACTTGCAGAAACTCTCCGGAATTCAACATCCATTTAGAGgtcagattcttttttttttttaataagatatatacaaaaaaatttagGATTCAATCTtctaacattatatatatatatatatatatgcaggaCCCGGTTTACAAGAGAAAAAACTTGTTTTGCACCCATATACTGGCTTATGTGTCACCACCAACCACTCAGGCAATGTACCCACACTTCGACTTGAACTATGCACTAAATCCGAGCCATCGACCTTTAATCCCAAGGAAGGCATTCTCTGGATCAGTAAAATGTGCGTTGAAACTCCAGATGTTGCTGGACAAAAGGTGAAGCTTGGAGTTGGCTCTAAGTGCTCTAAGTTGGGACAAATCTCAGCTACTAAGATGCATTTGTCGTTTAAGACAAGTAATGGCTTGTTACTATGTCTTGACGTGGATGAACGTGACAACAGCATTGTCGCAAACCCTTGCAAGTGTTTGACTAAGGATGCTTCGTGTGATCCAGCGAGCCAGTGGTTCAAAGTTCTTtaaattctatatattttattctgaTATAAAGTATTTGTAATAATTTTACGGTCAAACATGttaatcattaaaatttaataaaaaagtcGTGATTGGACAGAAATCATAAGGAAACCAAAGAAATCAAGTTAGCATACTATTACTATATATGATGATGGGAAAAAAATGTCATATCCATCTGTACTACTGCTATTAAACCTAAACTGAAGAAACCGAGCCCCAATATGTTTGTTTACGTGGTAACTTCTTCTCTCCACATGTCAGTCAACTTGGCCACCGAGAGTCA is a genomic window of Brassica napus cultivar Da-Ae chromosome A2, Da-Ae, whole genome shotgun sequence containing:
- the LOC106357294 gene encoding glycosyl hydrolase 5 family protein-like gives rise to the protein MARSIYLCTFLLFITWIPILSTSFPLSTKTRWIIDEKGQRVKLACVNWPAHLQPAVAEGLSKQPLDSISKKIVSMGFNCVRLTWPLDLMTNDTLALKITVKQSFESLKLFDDALGIQTHNPKILNLPIFNAFQEVVSNLGQNGLMVILDNHLTYPGWCCSDNDLDAFFGYPNFDPVIWAKGLGKMATLFRNVTNVIGMSLRNEPRGTRDYPDLWFRFMPKGAEAVHAANPEVLVILSGIDFDTNLSFLRDRFFNVSFTDKLVFEQHWYSFSHEGGAWVKHNSNDICAKIIGEVNHNGGFLLDRGFPLILSEFGTDERGVDVSGNRYMNCLVAWAAEKDLDWAVWALTGDYYLRTGTKHMVETYGVLDATWKNVRNSTYLQKLSGIQHPFRGPGLQEKKLVLHPYTGLCVTTNHSGNVPTLRLELCTKSEPSTFNPKEGILWISKMCVETPDVAGQKVKLGVGSKCSKLGQISATKMHLSFKTSNGLLLCLDVDERDNSIVANPCKCLTKDASCDPASQWFKVL